From Hemibagrus wyckioides isolate EC202008001 linkage group LG11, SWU_Hwy_1.0, whole genome shotgun sequence:
tcaagTTTTTAACTCTCAACTTTTTGCAATATTGCTTTCtcaaaaaccaaaaaagaactcacttaaaatatttcagattgaattgaattttactGTAAACTATACGTTAGCACAGCATTATCGCATTAGCATGTCCGTATCCACCAGTGAAGTCAACCAAGTTCTCTGCCTCTATATTTTTTCCAAGATGTATGTAATTAAAAATTGTGAAATAATTGCCTAATAAAAACTCTACTGTGATGCAAAGATAGTGCATGCCAAGAAAATCAGGTTTCTCATCTGACCTATCTTACTAATCTAACACCGTGTGTCAGTGTCAAAAAGTTTGAAATgaacaatcaaacaaaaaaaggcaGGCTTTACTGATCACAGAGGCCTAGTGTACTTCACTTCTTACAGTCAAAGAGTGAGAGGGAAGACGTAAATAGCTAAACATTGAAAACATTTCACAATCAAACGAGTGACAATAATATACAGGGATGTGCATTGCTCAATATTAGTCAAAATTTAAATCGCAAATATATCGTTGGCTTGAATCATTTAACATAATTCACGAATGTGACAAGAAAGAAACACTAACAGAGCCGTTTTCAGCATAGTAGGCATACAATTAAGAATGAATGTGAGCTTACTGTGAATAAATTTAATGAACTTGGTTACATGGCTTTCCTGGTAAGTAAATTCACTTAATATAACTCAATATAATTCATTGTCACTTAATATAACTAATATAATTCATAAAATCTGAAAGTAATCATCCTCAGACCTACAAGGTGTTGATTGGGCTCAAATGTGCTTTTTAGATTTTGGTTAGGACCGTCATTTAgcctacaaaaataaaaatattatttccaAAAGGTTCAAATGCATTATTTTCAATAAATTCtagttctttatttttttttctttactcttctctttctttattcattttaagagtttatctaaaaatgtaacattttcCTTACATTTAATTAACCTCATGTTATTACAAACACTAGTATTTTGCCTGTCCCCTACCCCCTCGGTAGCTCAATTTTTCGAACCTACATACAACCTAAACTAGTACAATAAAGTTTTACAATATGTTACGAACTGTTACGTTAGCATTagtggaaatgaaatgagagTTTCTCTGTATGTGGCAGTAATATATccaaatgaatgtgtgtgcaaaaAAGTTCTGTATATGCTCAGTCTTGCACACTAAATCGCAAGCTTAGCTCTTTACTTTTACATATACCTGACCTTTTGTTAAGGTATGCGTTCATTATCctttaattaacaaaataaatagcaTGAAGTGTATTTATTAAGTACAGAGATGAAGCTTACCATTTTTGAATGTCCATTTGTGAAGGTGCTCTCTTGCAAAAAGTCCAATCCATTTTGATTAGAATAGGGGAACTTGCtttcataaaacacactgtcactctTGGGGCCTAATAAGAAAGAAGATTGCAGTGGTGAAGTTGTGTAAAGTCACGTTTcaaaaagttaaataataaaattatggGTATAAACCTGAAATACTGTTTTGATGCAGCCTGACTTATTACATTGGAGCGTGACTGGCTAGAGATGAATAATCACTAATTTGCCAGAAAATTATTATGCACTACAAAGGTCCCcttacacaaacatgaactCAACACGGGTGCTTGAGCTCATGCGGGACAATGCCCTTTAAAATGGCGGAGGAAAATGACCTTTTTAACAGGTGGGGCACAGTACATTTCATGCAAATAATTAGATATTTATGTTGAATAATAAAGCACGGCAGTACATTGTTAACTTTTTGTTTGATTTAACACAGAATTACTGACATTACACAATTAGTATGTTCACCAATGTGATATGAAGTATTGCTGCAGTAGTTTGCGgtcaataaacacaaacaaacgcAATGcaactgctttattttatttatttatttatttatttatttatttaattttttttttttggacatgtATAAGTGTATACAGTTTAGAAATCATTATCTAAATTATCTAGATTTACAGAGGATGGGGAAAATTTTCTCTGGAAACTCTGTATTATGTTGTACTTTACACGTTTTATGTAAGAATGAATAATTAAGAATTAGATTAACAATTTCTAAAATTGTATACCCTTGCATACGGAAACTTGTAGAAATAGTAGCAGAAATATATTAGCACGGCCGATAGTATTTgcagaaatagaaatatatttaacagAAATAAGATGACCAATTAATATGCAAAAAGATTGAATGGACACACATTATCTACAAATATAATGCTAATTTCTTCTGAAGTCTAATGGTTTAGTTCGTTTCCACCTAGGAAGGCTGAATGCAACATTAATCCTAGATGTTATATACTGGGGTTATAGAGTTATATACTGGGGTTATAGTTATAGACTGTAGTTATAAAGTATTAAACAGGAGTTATAGATTAAGCAACTCTACAAACGTCAAACGTCGTCTTTACGTATCAGCCAAAATTTATTTGACATTATTCTAATATTTCGATTTATGTACAGCttataataatgtattattgttgtgttgagcagctgatagtgtTCACTTTCACATTTAATTGATTTTACTTTACAGTAAAACAGCGCGTGCGAGTCGTTAGTAGAGACACCGCTAATGACTATAGCTCTGCGTCGCCGACCTGCGCACTTACACTGAGCTTAGCGCTTGTTCCGGACTCTCTTCTGCTGCTGTACGGACATCAGAACAAATCGTTTCTGAACACAACTAGATAATGTTGACGTTGTCACTGTTGTATAGAGATTCAGAGGGcgcactgtgtgtttttttggtgcagcattttggtaaaaaaacaaaaacaaaaaaaaacaaacaaacaaagagtaTATAACTAGTTATAGCATATAAGTAGTGATAGTATGCAAACACTTAGAACTAGTGGTCATTCGGCGTGGCTGGGATAATGGACTTACTGGTGGGGGACAGTGTTCCTGCTGATCCTCTGGTGTTGTACTTGCTCTTGCTCTTCCTTATAGTGCTCACTTGCTCCATCACGCGCCGCTGGCCCGAGTGAGAATCACCGTCTGAAGGAAGCGCCAGCGACGTCTCCCCGATCTCCCCGATAGATAAAGCCGATCTCAGGGGTTCCCGTGTCATTTTGGACACTGGTCTGTCGCCGAGAATGAAGCAAACGAGAACTGCGTCAAATAGGTGTGTGATCCTACGTCCCCGATGCTCCCTCCTGACTGACTAAGGTAGCCTGAAGCTTACCTGTTCCCTCCCTGTAGGCTTCACACCCTCCCTCCGACTCTCAGCCAGTCAGAGCAACTCCACCACTTTCAAATCTAACCGATTTAACGGATTTTTTTTAGCAGCTAAGCATCATACAATAAAACAACCCCCTGTGGGGCACAGGGGTAATCAGGGGCGAAagagaaatattttcttttttttagaaataaagatGTGAATAAGTGATTCACTTCTTGGTGAAGGGTCACTTTCATTGAGAAGGTGTTACAAATGCCCAGCAGTAGGAGACTGGTGaactgcttttattttgaatacAAGAGAGCTTATTTTGTGCTGATGCCAGGGCAGTACGTTTCTCACTAGACAGGCCTGGGCTTGGTTAAAGAGAAGGAAATCCCAGTAATAAACATCCAGAAAGTTCCGCCGCACCCATGGGCAGGGCCAGGGCCGTGTCCaaaacagtacactacaccactcaaTAGTGCGCCGCAACAATAGCAGCACGGCGGACTGTGTTCTAATACTCTGCTGTAGGGTGCGGCTCAGGACGTGCGCACGGGCGTGGTCCCATGAGCTAATGGCGCATTAGCGAAACAGTCTCCATGTTAGAACATGCTCATGACACATTCAGCAGAATAAGGAAATCTGAGAGCCGACTCCGTGATAAAGCGTGGGAAAGAAGATATTACTACTAATTTAGACACAATTGGGCCTTATTAATGCTTATATACATATAGCCGGGTGACAAATGAATGGAATTAGAACTAGTCTTAGTAAAGTTTTGGACACCCCAAGCCCAGAAGAACAGTTTAAAATGCACCCGTCGTGTAACTACAAGAATCTTGATCTGTACTTGGGGCATGAACACAATATTTCCAAAAGATACTCCTTTTGGTATTTTATTGCTAGTGATGGAAAGTGCTGTCTAAAAACAATTGTCTAAAATCTATCATTGGTGTTTATTTAGGTTGAGATCTGGTGTCTGTGAAGCCCATAGCACAcgatttaaatcatttttatagcCATTAGACTATTCAGTATGAGGCCTTGAGAAGCCAGTCCCACATATGTAGGGTTAATCAATATCTTTTTTCCGTCTTAAAATTAGTTTACATTTCGGGTTGAACCAAAAGCATTCTGAATACTAGGACTGCACCCTTGTGGTGTAAGTGTTTAACTGCATTCAGTCACTAACAAGTAACTACTTTGTACTGGTCAGTGTGACTATGAATCCAGAGATTATTCCAGGAAGACTTCCTGGATGATAtcccagtccatcacagggcaccatgcatGTTTTTGTGAGCTGGGCAGAGATCAgcttttatatactgtatacaagtTCAAATCAATCATACATGTATTTAAGACAAATATCAGTTTTGCATTTTAACAAGAATAATTTATTTCATCTAAAAAACTGCATCTGTTGAAACAACTGAAATCATGGACAAGTGAGTAAAATGTAACATATAGGGTTTATAGAGAGCAGACAACATTATACGTGTACTGAGATGTATGAGGTATACAAACATGGATACATGAAACTGACTTGTGGTGGGTGTTCTTGGTCAAATATTGAAAAACCTTCAGCTGCATTCAGCATTAataatgtgtatgtatacagtaaATATCAATATGTGTGGTTAAACAAGAGTGAATGATTACAGTACTGAGTTATGTGGAGATGCTATTATAAGACAAAAAtacaaatgtgtattttttatttattaaagtttgTGTAAACATCATTTGTGATAATCAGGAACCATTGAATAGAAAGAGGACattaaatgaatgtaaaataaattagtGGTTATCGGAATCACTTTTCCTGGATTGAAATCAGtctgttaattaaaaaaagaagaaaatttcCAAAGGGCCTGATAAATCAAATGTCTTGTGAGTAAGATCTATAAAAAAGCATAATGCCCATGTAAAAAGCATATACACCTTAATGGCTACAAGAAATAAGCtgaaaaatcattaaataagAGGAGTAACTGGTCCATTTTTCTAATGTCACATGGAAGTGTAAGGGATAAAACATGATTAGGTGTgcttttaaaggaaaataatcaacaacaaggTTAAGAGATGTGATGCTGATATTACATTTTAAGCAACacattctgaccagtcagaatggagaattcagCAGGGCTGTGGTATATGTTTGCTTATGCAATGTTATTTCATACGATTTGGTTACTATGTTCTTTCAGTGATATTCTTGATGATTGTTTTCCATTTGTGACTAAGTAAGATAATTGGTCCAATCAAATTCCTGAGACAAACGTCCATATATGCTGGACTGCAATCTCATCACTTGGAACAAGAACACATAGTATTATTAATAAGAATTGACACtcacaagcttttttttttgcctgtggTGCTAATAGCTCCCTCTTGTGAAGAATCTTCAGCCTACTCAGGTAAGCAAACTAGCTAATGAGAGATATGCCCCTTTCACACCTGACATTAACATGTGTCCTGTGTAATCCAATTACAAGTGGACAGCTGAGATGAAATAGCCGCTTACTCACACCTGCCATTTTGAACACCTCTTCAGTGATCCTTTGTGATTACATAAATTATTTCTGCTGGCCATTTGCTGacatttattatgattattgttttttttttcttgtttattttcagGGAGAAATGTCTCACAAACAATATTTCATGCACCTTTATCGGCTGTTTCAAACATTTGGTGGTCCAAACAAAACTTAAATGGACATGAGATGACATGAAGAAAGAAACTATGAAAAGCAGGTACTTGCATCTCTAATCTTTATCCATTAGACTAGTACAAGAGGGCTCTACCATTCAGCATGATTTCTGAAAAGTCTTGCAATGATTACATGATTTCTGGCAAGGGCAATAATCAATGGCAAGGTGAAAACACTGTCGATTAAACGATCATTCACTGCTTTCCAAGGAAAGTGCAAAAGTGATGTGGTCACATGTGTCTCAGACCACCATCGAATGTGGTTTGAGTTCACACATCTACTTAGTGCAGCCCACTTTCAATCTGATCACACAGGATGCATGTTAAAACAAGGTGTGATTGGGGTCATAGAGAGAATGAGGTTCATCACTCAGTTTTGTTACCATCCAAAACTAGGCAGATTCAATCATAATGCTCCGGAGTGTGTTTCAGCTTAACCTTGTGCGCACAGGTGGGAAATATCCAACAAATTTAGTTAAGTGGTTCAGCTGTGTTCACATATTGAATCATGAATCTTGGTTGTTCAGTCTTCCGGTTCTACAGTGTCAGGCTCCCTTTGAGAATTGTCCTCATCTATAACCTTAGGCAGCTCCTTCAGACGTTCTTGCAGGCTGCCTACTGCAAGCCTCATCTGGTCTTCTGTGCCTTGCAGGGACTTCACCTCCATGGTGTAAAAAATGTACAGGAAGACAGCAGAGAGAAGGATGGCGAAGCACAGTGCCCCCAGAAGGTAGAAGGAAGCTTTGGGGAAAGGCTGTTCAGCTCCAAGGGAGAATACTGGCACAGCAGCTATGGCTATCTCCAGCAGTAGCAAGGCTAGGCCCATAAACCCTGTGCGTGCAGCTGTGTAGCGCATGCGCTCAGCACAATGCAGGCCCACCTTCACCTCCGTACGAGCCTCGGTCACAGTGTTTATCAGCTCAGAAAGACTAACTAATAAACAATAGGGGAAACAGAGAAAGCATTTGACAGGATGACTAAGGAGGATctgttagggaaaaaaaaaaaacatttctaaagtTATGTTTCATTACCTGCATTGCAGTCTTTTTCTCCCTTCTCATCTTTCAAGGGGCAAAGCAGCAGCTCAGTGCTGAGAGCTTCATGGTCTGAGTACGGGAAGTCATACCCAGGAACAGAGCCCTTAGTAGTGGACAGAGATTCACAGCTCACCTCCACTCTCCCTGATCCCtgttaataaaatacaattgcTATTTTGAATTTTCTTTGttagtaaacattttattattcatgcAAATACTGTACAAAGTATTCAAAGTATGGAAGTATGCAAATATGTACCACTTTATACTGAAGTTTAAAACAGAAGGAGTATTCATTCTGGCCTTACATAGGTTCATTTCGCTTTcatataataacacactcagttGTAGGCTTATTATGTATGCCTCAATTTTATCTGCAGTCTTTTTAATTTATCAAGCATGCCATATGTCAGTGCTTTCACTTTTTAATTATAGTTGTGTTTGAAACACTCGTGCCAGCACAAgactcactaattcactaatttgtgttagtgtcagtgttgtggGTACACCTGTATAGTGGGTGTACCTAAATAAAAAGAGCAATTGAATATAGGTGTAATTATGATGCGTCCTGTCAATTATAATTGTGATCTGTCCAACAGTAAAATCAAGCACATTCACCTTGAATAAGATGTAGTCGATACGGATTCCTCCTCCAAATGGAATAAGTTCATGAGTATTTGTGAAGGGGTTGTCTGTTATATGGGTGAATCCCTGTTCACATCCctgaaaaatatacaaaatatataatataaaatatacaatgtGTAAATTTTACTCTTAACACCTGACACACAGCCACAGTAAGACACTCTGCCTGGCCATGACAATACATCAACTATCATATACTGGAGGGTCTGAGTATTGTTTATGTACTCACTTCAAAACTAGCTGTCTCAATGAAGCAGTCACGGAGTCCAGTGTAGCTTCGCAGCAATCTTACACCAAGGTCATCAGGATGCATGTTCAAATCCCCTCCTAATATCACCACATCTGCCCCAGCACATGTGTGTCTGAGCGGGAGGAAATGCAGACAAATATACCCTCTTTTGCAAGGTttgttttaaaagaagaatgtgcttttatttcagtaaaaGTGGTGTTTAACCCTATAGTGATGGAAGCATGTGTGTGAACATCAGCTTCTAATCATTTTCCcatgaacagaacagagcacaCAGCTAAAGACAATATAGTTGTGCTACAGCTCTGGTATTGCCTCTCAATTTAGGGTCCTATGTATGAACAGAATTacgtatttgttttgtttagaactaaacatgttctccctgtgtgggtttcctccaacaTCCCTAGTTTACTCTCACTGTCCAAAGCATGTAGATAGATGGACTAGCAATGCTAAATTGCCCCgaagtgtgaatcagtgtgtgaatgCGTATGTGTATGTTATTCTGCCATGGACAAATATATGGCCCACAAACAGGAACAAGCCTAATAAAGGTTTTAATCAGGCCTCCAAATGAATTTAGAACCCATGCTCTGAAATAAAATTGCTGTGTGGACAGCATTGCATGGAATGGCTAGAAATAAAGAGCTAATCTCTGTTACTACACTAGGGGGCAAAATAAATGTCTGCAGGCAGAAAACTTGATGCTGTAATTATGACTCTCTCAAAAACAACCAAAAGTGTTTTTTcaaaaatgaaagtaaataatTATGTAATCACAACTTGTACATTTTCTtattagtaaatatttttgCAAATTGCATTGACTTTATGGGTTCATGGGTTATTTTATGTAGATTTATAACATAATCCCAATGAATACTTTTCGTAACTGTAATTCgtaacatttttgtttatttgtaatgaCTTGCATGTCTGTTTTGTGCTACTAGTGCTTTCAGAACATACCTTCTTGATGTTAAACTGCCTACTAAACTGGCTTTTTTCTGTCTGGCCCACTTGACATTTCACTTAGTGTAATGTGGCCTGTAAACTTAAATGAGTTTGACAGCCCTGATCTAAAAACAGAGAGTGGTTTAATACCGTATAAAGTTTTGGAGTTCCCAGGCCTGCACTACTCTGTGAGGGAGATAGGAATCTTGCTCTCTGGAATACTCAGCATGTAGCTGTTGGGGAAAAGAGACAGCACTATAATACAGGACTTACACAATTAAGAAAACAGGCTATATTTTGGACTTACATGAGTGATGTAGATATGCACCATCAACCCACCGATATCCAGCAATAATTTCCCAACAGCTTTACCCCCAAACCAGTCTCCATGGTGGGCCTGAAACAGAAAAGATGACTCTTTGACAGTCACTCATACATCCAGCTAGACAATTTACAATCTGGctttatgtaaggaataaaacacactgggGCATGCAATCAAAGGAAGATAATCAATGACAGGGTTGCGTGACCAGCACAAAGGtgattatttacaaataaaatcacatcCCAAACTCTTTCATTCCACTTACAGAATAGTAATTTGGAATACATTTCATCTTTACCTATTTTT
This genomic window contains:
- the smpd2b gene encoding sphingomyelin phosphodiesterase 2, whose amino-acid sequence is MPIRLRIFSLNCWGIRYLSKHRPERYVMIGDLLSKEQHDVALLQEVWSEKDFHFLKTKLGSTHPYSHYYKSGFFGSGLAVFSRHRIHDVFLYKYSLNGYPYMAHHGDWFGGKAVGKLLLDIGGLMVHIYITHLHAEYSREQDSYLPHRVVQAWELQNFIRHTCAGADVVILGGDLNMHPDDLGVRLLRSYTGLRDCFIETASFEGCEQGFTHITDNPFTNTHELIPFGGGIRIDYILFKGSGRVEVSCESLSTTKGSVPGYDFPYSDHEALSTELLLCPLKDEKGEKDCNAVSLSELINTVTEARTEVKVGLHCAERMRYTAARTGFMGLALLLLEIAIAAVPVFSLGAEQPFPKASFYLLGALCFAILLSAVFLYIFYTMEVKSLQGTEDQMRLAVGSLQERLKELPKVIDEDNSQREPDTVEPED